From a single Theropithecus gelada isolate Dixy chromosome 10, Tgel_1.0, whole genome shotgun sequence genomic region:
- the GDAP1L1 gene encoding ganglioside-induced differentiation-associated protein 1-like 1 isoform X3 has product MATPNNLTPTNCSWWPISALESDAAKPAEAPDAPEAASPAHWPRESLVLYHWTQSFSSQKVRLVIAEKGLVCEERDVSLPQSEHKEPWFMRLNLGEEVPVIIHRDNIISDYDQIIDYVERTFTGEHVVALMPEVGSPQHARVLQYRELLDALPMDAYTHGCILHPELTTDSMIPKYATAEIRRHLANATTDLMKLDHEEEPQLSEPYLSKQKKLMAKILEHDDVSYLKKILGELAMVLDQIEAELEKRKLENEGQKCELWLCGCAFTLADVLLGATLHRLKFLGLSKKYWEDGSRPNLQSFFERVQRRFAFRKVLGDIHTTLLSAVIPNAFRLVKRKPPSFFGASFLMGSLGGMGYFAYWYLKKKYI; this is encoded by the exons ATGGCGACCCCCAACAATCTGACCCCCACCAACTGCAGCTGGTGGCCCATCTCCGCACTGGAGAGCGATGCGGCCAAGCCGGCGGAGGCCCCCGACGCTCCCGAGGCGGCCAGCCCCGCCCATTGGCCCAGGGAGAGCCTGGTTCTGTACCACTGGACCCAGTCCTTCAGCTCACAGAAG GTGCGGCTGGTGATCGCCGAGAAGGGCCTGGTGTGCGAGGAGCGGGACGTGAGCCTGCCGCAGAGCGAGCACAAGGAGCCGTGGTTCATGCGGCTCAACCTGGGCGAGGAGGTGCCCGTCATCATCCACCGCGACAACATCATCAGTGACTATGACCAGATCATTGACTATGTGGAGCGCACCTTCACAGGAG AGCACGTGGTGGCCCTGATGCCCGAGGTGGGCAGCCCACAGCATGCGCGGGTGCTGCAGTACCGGGAGCTGCTGGACGCGCTGCCCATGGACGCCTACACACACGGCTGCATCCTGCACCCCGAGCTCACCACCGACTCCATGATTCCCAAGTACGCCACGGCGGAGATCCGCA GACATTTAGCTAATGCCACCACAGACCTCATGAAACTGGACCATGAAGAGGAGCCCCAGCTCTCCGAGCCCTACCTTTCTAAACAGAAGAAGCTCATG GCCAAGATCTTGGAGCACGATGATGTGAGCTACCTGAAGAAGATCCTTGGGGAGCTGGCCATGGTGCTGGACCAGATCGAGGCCGAGCTGGAGAAGAGGAAGCTGGAGAACGAGG GGCAGAAATGCGAGCTGTGGCTCTGTGGCTGTGCCTTCACCCTTGCTGATGTCCTCCTGGGGGCCACCCTGCACCGCCTCAAGTTCCTGGGACTATCCAAGAAATACTGGGAAGATGGCAGCCGGCCCAACCTGCAGTCCTTCTTTGAGAGGGTCCAGAGACGCTTTGCCTTCCGGAAAGTCCTGGGTGACATCCACACCACCCTGCTGTCGGCCGTCATCCCCAATGCTTTCCGGCTGGTCAAGAGGAAACCCCCATCCTTCTTTGGGGCATCCTTCCTCATGGGCTCCCTGGGCGGGATGGGCTACTTTGCCTACTGGTACCTCAAGAAAAAATACATCTAG
- the GDAP1L1 gene encoding ganglioside-induced differentiation-associated protein 1-like 1 isoform X5, giving the protein MATPNNLTPTNCSWWPISALESDAAKPAEAPDAPEAASPAHWPRESLVLYHWTQSFSSQKVRLVIAEKGLVCEERDVSLPQSEHKEPWFMRLNLGEEVPVIIHRDNIISDYDQIIDYVERTFTGGHLANATTDLMKLDHEEEPQLSEPYLSKQKKLMAKILEHDDVSYLKKILGELAMVLDQIEAELEKRKLENEGQKCELWLCGCAFTLADVLLGATLHRLKFLGLSKKYWEDGSRPNLQSFFERVQRRFAFRKVLGDIHTTLLSAVIPNAFRLVKRKPPSFFGASFLMGSLGGMGYFAYWYLKKKYI; this is encoded by the exons ATGGCGACCCCCAACAATCTGACCCCCACCAACTGCAGCTGGTGGCCCATCTCCGCACTGGAGAGCGATGCGGCCAAGCCGGCGGAGGCCCCCGACGCTCCCGAGGCGGCCAGCCCCGCCCATTGGCCCAGGGAGAGCCTGGTTCTGTACCACTGGACCCAGTCCTTCAGCTCACAGAAG GTGCGGCTGGTGATCGCCGAGAAGGGCCTGGTGTGCGAGGAGCGGGACGTGAGCCTGCCGCAGAGCGAGCACAAGGAGCCGTGGTTCATGCGGCTCAACCTGGGCGAGGAGGTGCCCGTCATCATCCACCGCGACAACATCATCAGTGACTATGACCAGATCATTGACTATGTGGAGCGCACCTTCACAGGAG GACATTTAGCTAATGCCACCACAGACCTCATGAAACTGGACCATGAAGAGGAGCCCCAGCTCTCCGAGCCCTACCTTTCTAAACAGAAGAAGCTCATG GCCAAGATCTTGGAGCACGATGATGTGAGCTACCTGAAGAAGATCCTTGGGGAGCTGGCCATGGTGCTGGACCAGATCGAGGCCGAGCTGGAGAAGAGGAAGCTGGAGAACGAGG GGCAGAAATGCGAGCTGTGGCTCTGTGGCTGTGCCTTCACCCTTGCTGATGTCCTCCTGGGGGCCACCCTGCACCGCCTCAAGTTCCTGGGACTATCCAAGAAATACTGGGAAGATGGCAGCCGGCCCAACCTGCAGTCCTTCTTTGAGAGGGTCCAGAGACGCTTTGCCTTCCGGAAAGTCCTGGGTGACATCCACACCACCCTGCTGTCGGCCGTCATCCCCAATGCTTTCCGGCTGGTCAAGAGGAAACCCCCATCCTTCTTTGGGGCATCCTTCCTCATGGGCTCCCTGGGCGGGATGGGCTACTTTGCCTACTGGTACCTCAAGAAAAAATACATCTAG
- the GDAP1L1 gene encoding ganglioside-induced differentiation-associated protein 1-like 1 isoform X1, translating into MATPNNLTPTNCSWWPISALESDAAKPAEAPDAPEAASPAHWPRESLVLYHWTQSFSSQKVRLVIAEKGLVCEERDVSLPQSEHKEPWFMRLNLGEEVPVIIHRDNIISDYDQIIDYVERTFTGGGRGRCTSGCPAQPLAVPTEHVVALMPEVGSPQHARVLQYRELLDALPMDAYTHGCILHPELTTDSMIPKYATAEIRRHLANATTDLMKLDHEEEPQLSEPYLSKQKKLMAKILEHDDVSYLKKILGELAMVLDQIEAELEKRKLENEGQKCELWLCGCAFTLADVLLGATLHRLKFLGLSKKYWEDGSRPNLQSFFERVQRRFAFRKVLGDIHTTLLSAVIPNAFRLVKRKPPSFFGASFLMGSLGGMGYFAYWYLKKKYI; encoded by the exons ATGGCGACCCCCAACAATCTGACCCCCACCAACTGCAGCTGGTGGCCCATCTCCGCACTGGAGAGCGATGCGGCCAAGCCGGCGGAGGCCCCCGACGCTCCCGAGGCGGCCAGCCCCGCCCATTGGCCCAGGGAGAGCCTGGTTCTGTACCACTGGACCCAGTCCTTCAGCTCACAGAAG GTGCGGCTGGTGATCGCCGAGAAGGGCCTGGTGTGCGAGGAGCGGGACGTGAGCCTGCCGCAGAGCGAGCACAAGGAGCCGTGGTTCATGCGGCTCAACCTGGGCGAGGAGGTGCCCGTCATCATCCACCGCGACAACATCATCAGTGACTATGACCAGATCATTGACTATGTGGAGCGCACCTTCACAGGAG GTGGCCGGGGCAGATGCACCTCTGgctgccctgcccagcccctggcGGTGCCCACAGAGCACGTGGTGGCCCTGATGCCCGAGGTGGGCAGCCCACAGCATGCGCGGGTGCTGCAGTACCGGGAGCTGCTGGACGCGCTGCCCATGGACGCCTACACACACGGCTGCATCCTGCACCCCGAGCTCACCACCGACTCCATGATTCCCAAGTACGCCACGGCGGAGATCCGCA GACATTTAGCTAATGCCACCACAGACCTCATGAAACTGGACCATGAAGAGGAGCCCCAGCTCTCCGAGCCCTACCTTTCTAAACAGAAGAAGCTCATG GCCAAGATCTTGGAGCACGATGATGTGAGCTACCTGAAGAAGATCCTTGGGGAGCTGGCCATGGTGCTGGACCAGATCGAGGCCGAGCTGGAGAAGAGGAAGCTGGAGAACGAGG GGCAGAAATGCGAGCTGTGGCTCTGTGGCTGTGCCTTCACCCTTGCTGATGTCCTCCTGGGGGCCACCCTGCACCGCCTCAAGTTCCTGGGACTATCCAAGAAATACTGGGAAGATGGCAGCCGGCCCAACCTGCAGTCCTTCTTTGAGAGGGTCCAGAGACGCTTTGCCTTCCGGAAAGTCCTGGGTGACATCCACACCACCCTGCTGTCGGCCGTCATCCCCAATGCTTTCCGGCTGGTCAAGAGGAAACCCCCATCCTTCTTTGGGGCATCCTTCCTCATGGGCTCCCTGGGCGGGATGGGCTACTTTGCCTACTGGTACCTCAAGAAAAAATACATCTAG
- the GDAP1L1 gene encoding ganglioside-induced differentiation-associated protein 1-like 1 isoform X4: protein MRPSRRRPPTLPRRPAPTQSFSSQKVRLVIAEKGLVCEERDVSLPQSEHKEPWFMRLNLGEEVPVIIHRDNIISDYDQIIDYVERTFTGEHVVALMPEVGSPQHARVLQYRELLDALPMDAYTHGCILHPELTTDSMIPKYATAEIRRHLANATTDLMKLDHEEEPQLSEPYLSKQKKLMAKILEHDDVSYLKKILGELAMVLDQIEAELEKRKLENEGQKCELWLCGCAFTLADVLLGATLHRLKFLGLSKKYWEDGSRPNLQSFFERVQRRFAFRKVLGDIHTTLLSAVIPNAFRLVKRKPPSFFGASFLMGSLGGMGYFAYWYLKKKYI from the exons ATGCGGCCAAGCCGGCGGAGGCCCCCGACGCTCCCGAGGCGGCCAGCCCC GACCCAGTCCTTCAGCTCACAGAAG GTGCGGCTGGTGATCGCCGAGAAGGGCCTGGTGTGCGAGGAGCGGGACGTGAGCCTGCCGCAGAGCGAGCACAAGGAGCCGTGGTTCATGCGGCTCAACCTGGGCGAGGAGGTGCCCGTCATCATCCACCGCGACAACATCATCAGTGACTATGACCAGATCATTGACTATGTGGAGCGCACCTTCACAGGAG AGCACGTGGTGGCCCTGATGCCCGAGGTGGGCAGCCCACAGCATGCGCGGGTGCTGCAGTACCGGGAGCTGCTGGACGCGCTGCCCATGGACGCCTACACACACGGCTGCATCCTGCACCCCGAGCTCACCACCGACTCCATGATTCCCAAGTACGCCACGGCGGAGATCCGCA GACATTTAGCTAATGCCACCACAGACCTCATGAAACTGGACCATGAAGAGGAGCCCCAGCTCTCCGAGCCCTACCTTTCTAAACAGAAGAAGCTCATG GCCAAGATCTTGGAGCACGATGATGTGAGCTACCTGAAGAAGATCCTTGGGGAGCTGGCCATGGTGCTGGACCAGATCGAGGCCGAGCTGGAGAAGAGGAAGCTGGAGAACGAGG GGCAGAAATGCGAGCTGTGGCTCTGTGGCTGTGCCTTCACCCTTGCTGATGTCCTCCTGGGGGCCACCCTGCACCGCCTCAAGTTCCTGGGACTATCCAAGAAATACTGGGAAGATGGCAGCCGGCCCAACCTGCAGTCCTTCTTTGAGAGGGTCCAGAGACGCTTTGCCTTCCGGAAAGTCCTGGGTGACATCCACACCACCCTGCTGTCGGCCGTCATCCCCAATGCTTTCCGGCTGGTCAAGAGGAAACCCCCATCCTTCTTTGGGGCATCCTTCCTCATGGGCTCCCTGGGCGGGATGGGCTACTTTGCCTACTGGTACCTCAAGAAAAAATACATCTAG
- the GDAP1L1 gene encoding ganglioside-induced differentiation-associated protein 1-like 1 isoform X6 codes for MATPNNLTPTNCSWWPISALESDAAKPAEAPDAPEAASPAHWPRESLVLYHWTQSFSSQKVRLVIAEKGLVCEERDVSLPQSEHKEPWFMRLNLGEEVPVIIHRDNIISDYDQIIDYVERTFTGEHVVALMPEVGSPQHARVLQYRELLDALPMDAYTHGCILHPELTTDSMIPKYATAEIRRQKCELWLCGCAFTLADVLLGATLHRLKFLGLSKKYWEDGSRPNLQSFFERVQRRFAFRKVLGDIHTTLLSAVIPNAFRLVKRKPPSFFGASFLMGSLGGMGYFAYWYLKKKYI; via the exons ATGGCGACCCCCAACAATCTGACCCCCACCAACTGCAGCTGGTGGCCCATCTCCGCACTGGAGAGCGATGCGGCCAAGCCGGCGGAGGCCCCCGACGCTCCCGAGGCGGCCAGCCCCGCCCATTGGCCCAGGGAGAGCCTGGTTCTGTACCACTGGACCCAGTCCTTCAGCTCACAGAAG GTGCGGCTGGTGATCGCCGAGAAGGGCCTGGTGTGCGAGGAGCGGGACGTGAGCCTGCCGCAGAGCGAGCACAAGGAGCCGTGGTTCATGCGGCTCAACCTGGGCGAGGAGGTGCCCGTCATCATCCACCGCGACAACATCATCAGTGACTATGACCAGATCATTGACTATGTGGAGCGCACCTTCACAGGAG AGCACGTGGTGGCCCTGATGCCCGAGGTGGGCAGCCCACAGCATGCGCGGGTGCTGCAGTACCGGGAGCTGCTGGACGCGCTGCCCATGGACGCCTACACACACGGCTGCATCCTGCACCCCGAGCTCACCACCGACTCCATGATTCCCAAGTACGCCACGGCGGAGATCCGCA GGCAGAAATGCGAGCTGTGGCTCTGTGGCTGTGCCTTCACCCTTGCTGATGTCCTCCTGGGGGCCACCCTGCACCGCCTCAAGTTCCTGGGACTATCCAAGAAATACTGGGAAGATGGCAGCCGGCCCAACCTGCAGTCCTTCTTTGAGAGGGTCCAGAGACGCTTTGCCTTCCGGAAAGTCCTGGGTGACATCCACACCACCCTGCTGTCGGCCGTCATCCCCAATGCTTTCCGGCTGGTCAAGAGGAAACCCCCATCCTTCTTTGGGGCATCCTTCCTCATGGGCTCCCTGGGCGGGATGGGCTACTTTGCCTACTGGTACCTCAAGAAAAAATACATCTAG
- the GDAP1L1 gene encoding ganglioside-induced differentiation-associated protein 1-like 1 isoform X2, whose product MATPNNLTPTNCSWWPISALESDAAKPAEAPDAPEAASPAHWPRESLVLYHWTQSFSSQKRLQVRLVIAEKGLVCEERDVSLPQSEHKEPWFMRLNLGEEVPVIIHRDNIISDYDQIIDYVERTFTGEHVVALMPEVGSPQHARVLQYRELLDALPMDAYTHGCILHPELTTDSMIPKYATAEIRRHLANATTDLMKLDHEEEPQLSEPYLSKQKKLMAKILEHDDVSYLKKILGELAMVLDQIEAELEKRKLENEGQKCELWLCGCAFTLADVLLGATLHRLKFLGLSKKYWEDGSRPNLQSFFERVQRRFAFRKVLGDIHTTLLSAVIPNAFRLVKRKPPSFFGASFLMGSLGGMGYFAYWYLKKKYI is encoded by the exons ATGGCGACCCCCAACAATCTGACCCCCACCAACTGCAGCTGGTGGCCCATCTCCGCACTGGAGAGCGATGCGGCCAAGCCGGCGGAGGCCCCCGACGCTCCCGAGGCGGCCAGCCCCGCCCATTGGCCCAGGGAGAGCCTGGTTCTGTACCACTGGACCCAGTCCTTCAGCTCACAGAA GCGCCTGCAGGTGCGGCTGGTGATCGCCGAGAAGGGCCTGGTGTGCGAGGAGCGGGACGTGAGCCTGCCGCAGAGCGAGCACAAGGAGCCGTGGTTCATGCGGCTCAACCTGGGCGAGGAGGTGCCCGTCATCATCCACCGCGACAACATCATCAGTGACTATGACCAGATCATTGACTATGTGGAGCGCACCTTCACAGGAG AGCACGTGGTGGCCCTGATGCCCGAGGTGGGCAGCCCACAGCATGCGCGGGTGCTGCAGTACCGGGAGCTGCTGGACGCGCTGCCCATGGACGCCTACACACACGGCTGCATCCTGCACCCCGAGCTCACCACCGACTCCATGATTCCCAAGTACGCCACGGCGGAGATCCGCA GACATTTAGCTAATGCCACCACAGACCTCATGAAACTGGACCATGAAGAGGAGCCCCAGCTCTCCGAGCCCTACCTTTCTAAACAGAAGAAGCTCATG GCCAAGATCTTGGAGCACGATGATGTGAGCTACCTGAAGAAGATCCTTGGGGAGCTGGCCATGGTGCTGGACCAGATCGAGGCCGAGCTGGAGAAGAGGAAGCTGGAGAACGAGG GGCAGAAATGCGAGCTGTGGCTCTGTGGCTGTGCCTTCACCCTTGCTGATGTCCTCCTGGGGGCCACCCTGCACCGCCTCAAGTTCCTGGGACTATCCAAGAAATACTGGGAAGATGGCAGCCGGCCCAACCTGCAGTCCTTCTTTGAGAGGGTCCAGAGACGCTTTGCCTTCCGGAAAGTCCTGGGTGACATCCACACCACCCTGCTGTCGGCCGTCATCCCCAATGCTTTCCGGCTGGTCAAGAGGAAACCCCCATCCTTCTTTGGGGCATCCTTCCTCATGGGCTCCCTGGGCGGGATGGGCTACTTTGCCTACTGGTACCTCAAGAAAAAATACATCTAG
- the GDAP1L1 gene encoding ganglioside-induced differentiation-associated protein 1-like 1 isoform X7 yields the protein MRLNLGEEVPVIIHRDNIISDYDQIIDYVERTFTGEHVVALMPEVGSPQHARVLQYRELLDALPMDAYTHGCILHPELTTDSMIPKYATAEIRRHLANATTDLMKLDHEEEPQLSEPYLSKQKKLMAKILEHDDVSYLKKILGELAMVLDQIEAELEKRKLENEGQKCELWLCGCAFTLADVLLGATLHRLKFLGLSKKYWEDGSRPNLQSFFERVQRRFAFRKVLGDIHTTLLSAVIPNAFRLVKRKPPSFFGASFLMGSLGGMGYFAYWYLKKKYI from the exons ATGCGGCTCAACCTGGGCGAGGAGGTGCCCGTCATCATCCACCGCGACAACATCATCAGTGACTATGACCAGATCATTGACTATGTGGAGCGCACCTTCACAGGAG AGCACGTGGTGGCCCTGATGCCCGAGGTGGGCAGCCCACAGCATGCGCGGGTGCTGCAGTACCGGGAGCTGCTGGACGCGCTGCCCATGGACGCCTACACACACGGCTGCATCCTGCACCCCGAGCTCACCACCGACTCCATGATTCCCAAGTACGCCACGGCGGAGATCCGCA GACATTTAGCTAATGCCACCACAGACCTCATGAAACTGGACCATGAAGAGGAGCCCCAGCTCTCCGAGCCCTACCTTTCTAAACAGAAGAAGCTCATG GCCAAGATCTTGGAGCACGATGATGTGAGCTACCTGAAGAAGATCCTTGGGGAGCTGGCCATGGTGCTGGACCAGATCGAGGCCGAGCTGGAGAAGAGGAAGCTGGAGAACGAGG GGCAGAAATGCGAGCTGTGGCTCTGTGGCTGTGCCTTCACCCTTGCTGATGTCCTCCTGGGGGCCACCCTGCACCGCCTCAAGTTCCTGGGACTATCCAAGAAATACTGGGAAGATGGCAGCCGGCCCAACCTGCAGTCCTTCTTTGAGAGGGTCCAGAGACGCTTTGCCTTCCGGAAAGTCCTGGGTGACATCCACACCACCCTGCTGTCGGCCGTCATCCCCAATGCTTTCCGGCTGGTCAAGAGGAAACCCCCATCCTTCTTTGGGGCATCCTTCCTCATGGGCTCCCTGGGCGGGATGGGCTACTTTGCCTACTGGTACCTCAAGAAAAAATACATCTAG